In Micromonospora ferruginea, the sequence CCTCCGGTTCCGGCGCCCCGATGACCGGGGTGCCGCTGGGCCAGCACATCAGCACCGGCGCCACGGTCTGCGGCGACCCGCTGAACTGGTTCACCCGGGCCCGCTACATCTCCAACCCGTCGCTGTTCATGCTCGGCATGCCCGGTCTCGGCAAGTCCACCCTGATCAACCGGATGCTGATCGGCCTGGCCGGGCAGGGCGTCGTCCCGCTGGTGCTCGGCGACCTCAAGCCCGACTACGCGGACACCGTCCGCGCGCTCGGCGGGCAGGTCATCTCCATCGCCCGGGGCGTCGGCGGGCTCAACGTGCTGGACCCGGGCGCGATGGGCGCGGCGGCCGCGCGGATCGGCGGGCAGGCCGGCGAGGCGCTGGCCGCCGAGTCGCACGGCCGGGTGCTGAACATGGTGGCCGCGCTGCTCACCATCGTGCGGGGCGTGCCGATCAGCGACCACGAGCAGTCGGTGCTGTCGGCCTGCCTGCGGCACCTGCGCGAGCGCACCGGGCCGGGCCGGACGTACCGGCTGCCGGACCTGCTCGCGGTGCTGGAGGAGGGGCCACCGCAGGTCCGGCAGGTCACCCTGGACCGGGGCCAGGAGTCCCGGTACCGGGACGCCGTCGACCCGCTGCACCGGTCGCTGCTGGGCATCGTGGACGGCCCGCTGGGCGACACGTTCGCCTCGGAGACCGCCACCCGCATCGACCCGGACGCCACCGCGGTCTGCATCGACATCTCCCGCATCGGCGAGGCGGACGGCCAGTTGACCGCCGCCGCGATGCTCGCCGCCTGGTCCGACGGCCTGGGTACGGTGTCCGCCTCGCACGCCCTCGCCGACGCCGGCCTGGCGCCCCGGCGCTGGTTCTTCACCGTGCTGGACGAGCTGTGGCGGCCGTTGCGGGCGGCCTCCGGCATCGTCGACCGGATCGACGCGCTGACCCGGCTGAACCGGTCCCTCGGCCTGGCCGACGCGAAGATCACCCACACGCTCAAGGACGCGGAGGCGCTTGGTAGCGAGGCGGACAAGGCCAAGGCGCGGGGCTTCGTCGAGCGCGCCGGGATGGTCGCCTGCGCCGGCCTGCCGAGGGCGGAGATGGAGGAGCTGGCCCGGGTGGTCGGCCTGTCCCGGCGGGAGATCGACCTGGTGTCGTCCTGGTCGTCGCCGGCCGGCTGGGCGCAGGACGGCGGCAACGAGGAGCCGCCCGGCCGGGGCCGGTTCCTGATCAAGGTCGGCGGGCGGCCCGGCATCCCGATCCGGGTCGCGATCACCGACGCCGAGCGGCACCTGCACGACACCAACACGCGCTGGATCGCCAACGGCGACGCCGAGCGGATGCTCGCCGAGCGGGCCGCCGTGGTGCGGGCCGTCACGGCCGGCGACCGGCCCGGCGCGGTGGCCCGGTGAGGCGCGGCGCGGGCGGCGACCTGCTGCCCTGGCTCATCCCCGGGCTCGCGCTGGTCAACCTCGCCGTCTTCGTCCTGCTGTGGCTCGGCGGCACGCTCGCCGCCGCGCTCGGCGGCTACGGCTGGCGGCCACCGCCGTTCCGGCTGGACGTCTACCTGAGCCTGCTCGGCGGCGGCGCCGAGGCGGTGTGGCCGGGCGTCCCGCCGGCCCTGGTGTACGCGGGCGCGGTGGCGCTGCTGCCGCTGGTCGCCGCGCCGGTGGTGGCGGGGACCCGCGCGGTGGTTCGCCGCCTGGCCGCCCAGCCGTCGAACCTGGCCGGCGCGGCCGACCTGCGGGGGATGACCGGCAAGGCGGCCGAGGCGCGGGCCCGGGAGCTGCGCCCCTCGTTGCGGGACGTGCCCCGGCTGCGCCCCGACGACACCGGCAACCTGCTCGGCGACCTGCTGCCGTCCGGGCCGGAGCTGCGTTCCTCCTACGAGGACGTGGAGCTGGACCTGATGGCCCCCCGGGCCGGCAAGTCCACCGGCATCGCCGTGCCCCGCGTGCTGCGTGCCCCCGGCGCGGTGCTGCTGACCTCGAACAAGTCGGACGTCTACCTGGTCACCCGGCGGGAACGGGCCCGCGTCGGGCGGGTGTGGACGTTCGACCCGCAGGGCATCGTCTACTCCGAGCGCGACATGTGGTGGGACATGCTCGGCGGCTGCCGCACCCTGGAGGGCGCGCGGCGGCTCGCCGGGCACTTCGTCAGCTCGGTCAACGACGACGCGTCCAAGAAGGACTTCTGGATCGCCGCCGCGCAGAACACGTTGACCGCGCTGTTCCTGGCCGCCGCGCACGGCGGCGCGACGGTCGGCGAGATGCTGGGCTGGCTCGCCGACCCGGGCGACCGCACCCCGATCGACCTGCTCCGCGACGCCGGCCTGGAGGCGATGGCCGACCAGCTCCAGGGCACCGTACGCGGGGCGGTGCAGACCCGTGACGGCATCTACGAGACGTCCCGGCAGTGCGTCGCCTGCCTGCTCGACCCGGAGATCCTGGCCTGGGTCAGCCCCGACCCGGACCGCCCCGAGTTCGTGCCGGAGGAGCACGTGCTCGGCCGGGACACGCTCTACCTGCTGTCCAAGGATGGCGGCGGCTCGGCCGCCGGCGTGATCGCCGGGCTGGCGGACGCCGTGGTCCGGGCCGGCGTGGTGGCCGCCGAGCGGATGGGCGGCCGGCTGGACCCGCCGATGACCGCCGTGCTGGACGAGGCGGCCAACGTGTGCCGGATCGCCGACCTGCCCGACCTCTACAGCCACCTCGGCTCGCGCGGCATCAGCGTGGTGACGTTGCTGCAGAGCTACCGGCAGGGGGTGCGGGTCTGGGGCGACGCCGGGATGGACGCGTTGTGGAGCGCCGCCACGGTCAAGCTGCTCGGCGCGGGGCTCGACGACGCGGACTTCGTGGACAAGGTGGCCCGCCTGGTGGGGCAGCACGACGTGCGGACCCCGACCTACTCCCGCTCGCGTGACGGCTCCTCCCGGTCGGTGTCGTACCGGCAGGAGCAGGCGCTGCCGGCGGACCGGATCCGGGCGCTGCCCAAGGGGACGGCGCTGCTGCTGGCGACCGGCGTGCGGCCGGCGGTGATCCGGCTGCGGCCCTGGTTCAAGGAGCCGGACGCGGCGCCGATCGCGGCGGCGGCGAAGGCCGAGGCGCAGGCGGTCACCGACCGCGCGGCGGCGGCCTGGCGCCAGCGGGCCGGGTGAGCGACGGTGTCCAAACTGGCGGCCGCGCGGGCGGCGCACCAGAGTGCGACGAACCGGTTCGGCGCCACCCAGATCACCTGGCTGATCATCTCGATGGTGGGGATGATGCCGCTCGCGGCGCTGGCCGCGCTGGCCCTGGTCGTCCTGGTGGTCATCATCCTGCTCAGCGGCTCGCAGATGACCTCCTACTCGCCGGACCCGGAGAGCACGCTCGGGCCGGGCGCCGGTGGCAGCGTCCTCACCGAACTCGCCGGCGGCGACGGCCGCGGCGGGTTCCGGGAATCAGGCGTGCCGGAGGCGGACCTGGTCGCGCCGATCCGGGCCGCCGCCCGGGAGTGCGACCTGCTCACCCCGGTGATCCTCGCGGCGCAGATCGAGTACGCGTCGGACTTCGACGCGGACAAGGAGGGCCAGGAGGGCCGCAAGGGGCTGTCCCAGTTGACCCCCGACGTCTTCGACCGTTACGGCGAGGACGACGACGACAGCGGCGAGGCCTCGGCGCTGGACCCGGAGGACTCGATCCACGCCCACGCGCGGTGGTTCTGCCACCTGGCCGAGGAGACCCAGCGGCTGCTGGACGACGAGTCCGTGGTCGGTGACCACCTCACGCTCACGCTGATGGCCTGGGACCAGGGCCTGGAGGCGGTGAAGGAGCAGGGCGGCATGCCGGTCATCCTGATGGACACCTACCCGCTACGGGTGCGCGGCCTGTTCGCCCGCTACACCATCGGCGGCACGGACACGTCCACCGCGTCCGCGTCACCGTCGCCGTCACCGGAGCTGTTCCCGTCGCTGTCCATCGGGTCGAACAAGCGGGTGGTCCCGGACGGCGCGTCGCTGACCGCGTCGACGTTCGACACCCTGTTCCCGGGCCGCAACTCCTTCTACACGTACGCCGGGCTCACCGACGCGATGGCGAAGTTCCCCGCGTTCGCCGCCACCGGCGACGAGCAGACCCGCCGGCGGGAGCTGGCCGCGTTCCTGGCCAACGTCGACCACGAGACCGGCGGCCTGGCGCACGTCGACGAGATCGACCGGGCGGCCTGGGGCACCTACTGCGACGGCGGCAGGCCCTACGGATGTCCGGCGGGCCGGACCGCCTACCACGGGCGGGGGCCGCTGCAACTGAGCTGGAACTACAACTACCAGGCGGCCGGCGACGCGCTCGGGCTGGACCTGCTCGGCAACCCGGACCTGGTGGCGACCGATCCGTCGGTGGCGTGGCAGGCCGCGCTCTGGTTCTGGATGACCAACCCCGGCGCGGGCGCGACCACCGCGCACGCGGCGATCACCGGCGGCGGTGGCTTCGGCGGGACGATCCGCAGCATCAACGGCGCGCTGGAGTGCGGCGGCGGCAACGGCGAACTGGTCGGCAAGCGGGTCGACGCGTACCGCCGGATCACCGCCGCGCTCGACGTGGACCCCGGCGACGAGGGGACGCTGACGTGCTGACCGACGAGCCGGGGCGAAAGCCGTTCTTCATCCTCTACCTGGACGGCCCCGAGTACGCCGAGGAGCTGCGCCGGCTGGCCACCTGGGTGGAGGGCCTCCTGCTGCCGGTCTACGGCGGCGAGGTCACCTCCGGCGCGCCGTGGTGCCCCCGCTGGTGGGAGCACCCGGAGGCGATCGCCTACCTGCACGGGCTCTGGCTCGCCTGGCAGGAGCGGACGTCCCCGAAGGCGGCGCCGTCCGATCCGGCGGCGTGGCACCAGAACCACCTGTGGCCGACGATGGGCGCGCTGCGCGACCCGGCCGGCCCGTTCGCCGGCTGCAAACCCGGCGGCCACCGGCCCAAGGACCGCCCCTACGTCGAGCGGTACGACGACGGCTGACGGCGGGAGAACCGGCCGAAAGGACGGCGCCCGGCGCGGGCCGACCCGTCGTCGGGCCGATGCCGGCGCGGGTCCCGATCCGCAGGATCGGGGGCATGTCATCTTCCGATCTCGTGCTCCAGGCCCGTGGCCTGACCAAACGGTACGGCCGCCGGCCGGCGCTGACCGACTGCGACCTCGACCTGCCCCGGGGACGGGTGGTGGGGCTGGTCGGCCCGAACGGCGCCGGCAAGTCCACCCTGCTGAACCTCGCCTGCGGGCTGAGCACCCCGACGGCGGGCACGCTGCGGGTGCTCGGCTCACCGCCGGCGGCGAACGCGGCACACCTGGCCCGGGTCGGTTTCGTCGCCCAGGACACCCCGGTGTACGCGTCCTTCTCGGTCGCCGACCACCTGCGGATGGGCGCGAAGCTGAACCCGTCCTGGGACCCGGGCCTGGCCGAGCGGCGCATCGCCCAGGTGGGCCTAGACCCGGGGCAGAGGGCGGGCCGGCTCTCCGGCGGCCAGCGGGCGCAGTTGGCGCTCACCGTGGCCGTGGCGAAGCGTCCCGAACTGCTGATCCTCGACGAGCCGGCCGCCGCGCTGGACCCGCTGGCCCGCGACGGCTTCCTGCGGAACCTGACCGGCGTCGTCGCCGAGCTGGGCGCGACCGCGATCCTCTCGTCGCACCTGCTCGGTGACGTGGAGCGGTCCTGCGACCACCTCGTCGTGCTGGACGGCTCCCGGGTGCAGGTCGCCGGGGACGTGGCCGACCTGCTGGCCCGGCACCACCGGCTGGTCGCCCCGCGCGGCGAGCTGGACCGGCTCCCGGCCGGGGTCGAGGTGGTGCTGAGGCGGCACACCGGGGCGTACGAGCACGCCGTGGTGCGGGCCGACCGTCCGCCGGCGGGGACGCCGTGGCGGGTGGAGCCGGTCGGCCTGGAGGAGTTGGCGCTGAGCTACCTGACGCGGGCGGCGGGGGAGGGCAACCGATGATCTGGACGACCTGGCGGCAGTTCCGCGTCCCGGCCCTGGTGGGCGTGGCCGTGTTGGCGTTGTTCGCCGCGTACGTCGGGCACCTCGGCCTGGACGTCCGGGACGCCTACGACACCTACCGGGCCCAGTGCGCCGGCGCGCCCGACTGCCCCCGGCTGCGCCAGCTCGCCGTCGACTACGAGAACACCTCGCTCTACCTGGCCGCGCTGCTCGGGCCGGTCCCCGGCCTGCTCGGCATGTTCTGGGGCGCGCCGCTGGTGGCCCGGGAGCTGGAGACCGGCACCCAGCGGCTGGTCTGGAACCAGAGCGTCACCCGCCGCCGCTGGCTCGCCGTCAAGCTGGCCGTGGTCGGCCTGGCCGCGATGGCCGTGACCGGCGCGGCCGCCGCGCTGGTGACCTGGGCGATGAGCCCGGTGGACCGGATCGCGGACAACCGCTTCAGCACGGTCCTGTTCGGCGCCCGCAACCTCACCCCGGTGGCGTACGCGGCGTTCGCGGTCGTGCTCGGGGTGCTGATCGGGCTGGTGCTGCGGCGCACCGTGCCGGCCATGGCGCTGACCGCGCTGGCCTTCGTGGTCCTCCAGTTCCTGGTGCCGAACCTGGTCCGACCGCACCTGCTGCCGCCGCGGCACGCCACGCTGGAGATGACCGCACCGGCTATCAACGAGGCGCGTGGCCTGGGCAGCATCACCGGCGCCCCGGTGGTGCGGGGCCTGGCCGTGCCGGACGCCTGGGTCACCGACGTCAGCGAGTTGCGCACCCGCGCCGGCGGGTCGCTCGACCGGGGGGTGTTCGACAGGTGTTTCACCGACCCGCCGAGGACCGGGGCGGCCGAGGGACCGTTCGGCGACACGGCGACCTGCCTGGCCGCCGAGGACCTGCACGTGGACGTCGCCTACCAGCCGGTCGGCCGGTACTGGGCGTTCCAGTGGTTGGAGTCGGGCCTGTACCTGCTGCTCGCCGGGGTGCTGGCGGCCGTGGCGTTCCGGCGGATCCGGCGTCACCCGAGCTGACGCCCGCCGCGTGGTTGGATGGCCGGCATGACCGGAATCGGAGCCGTCCCCTGGCCACCCGCGCCGATCCGCACCGAACGCCTGGTGCTCCGGGCGGCCGAGGCCCGGGACCGGGCGACGTTCGTGGAACTGCTGGCCTCGCCGGAGGCGCACACGTATCTCGGCGGGCCCCGGCCGCGCGACGAACTCGAGCGGGAACTGCCCGAGGCGCCCGGGCAGTGGCCGGGGTGCTTCGTGGTCGACCTGGACGGCGCGATGATCGGCCGGGTCCTGCTCCGGCGCGCCACCGAGCATCGCCGGCCGGCGGCGGTGGGGAAGGCCGATCTCGGCTACCAGTTCCTGCCGCGGGCGTGGGGTCACGGGTACGCCACCGAGGCGTGTCGGGCGGTGCTCGACTGGTTCGACCGCGTCCTGCCCGGTGAGCCGGTCATGCTCACCACCCAGTCCGCGAACGCCACCTCCATGCGGCTCGCGGCGAAGCTGGGGTTCACCGAGGTGGAGCGGTTCCGGGCCTGGGATGCGGAGCAGTGGCTCGGCGTGCGTACGCTGGTGGATCTTCGCGCCTGACGGAAGGACCCCCATGGCCCGCCCCTACCAGCCCGGACCGAAGCAGTTCGTCTTCGCCGCCGGCGACGGCACCGACCACCACGTCTCGGTGGGTGACGCCCAGGAGGCTTACGAGGCGTTCGCCGCGTTCCTCCGGGACCGGGAGTCCGACACCTACACCATCGCGGACGAGGCGGCGAGGCAGCGCCTGGTGCTCATGCCGCAGCGGGGGGTGATCTCCCGGGTCGGGGAGGCGGGTCAGGAGCACCTGAAGGTCGACCGGGGCAACCGCTACCTGCCGGCCGCGATGCTGTTCTTCGAGAACGGCTGTGCCGGCCTGGACTACTTCGGGCAGTGGTTCGCCGACCTCGCCGACCTGGACGCGTCACCGGAGACCCGGGGTGCCGTCCGCGCCGCCACGTTCACGACCGAGGCGGCGGCGATCGACGAGGTCGGCCGGATCTGGGCCGACTCGGGCATCGTCGACCCGACCGACCAGTACTACGTGTTCTTCGAGTCCGACGACGTCGACCACGCCCGGGCCGAGCGGGCCGAGCTGCTCCAGTTGATCGCGTTCCTCGGTCTGGAGCGCGTCGACGCGCCGGCCGGGGCGGCCGACGGCGAGGTGTGGGTGCGCGCCGACCCGCGCCTGGACGCCGAGTGTGCCCGATGGGCGTGACCAGGGTCTTCACGCGCGGCGGCTGGATCCCGAGCGTGATCCGTGAGGGCGACGAGCTGAGGCTGATGCTCGGCGCCGGGGCCGACGCCAACCACGAACCCCGCACGTTCACGGTCCCGATCGGGGCGGCCCACCTCGAGGTGATCCGGGCGGACCTGGCCCGACACCTGCTGCTGTGGAGCGCGCTCCTCCCGCTGTGCGACGACGCCGGGACCCGGGGCCGGCTCGACGAGAGCGCCGCCGTCGCGCTCCTGGACCCGGTCCTGCTCGCCCCGCCCGAGGACGTCGACGCGCTCTTCCGGCGCATCCGGTGG encodes:
- a CDS encoding ABC transporter permease subunit, producing the protein MIWTTWRQFRVPALVGVAVLALFAAYVGHLGLDVRDAYDTYRAQCAGAPDCPRLRQLAVDYENTSLYLAALLGPVPGLLGMFWGAPLVARELETGTQRLVWNQSVTRRRWLAVKLAVVGLAAMAVTGAAAALVTWAMSPVDRIADNRFSTVLFGARNLTPVAYAAFAVVLGVLIGLVLRRTVPAMALTALAFVVLQFLVPNLVRPHLLPPRHATLEMTAPAINEARGLGSITGAPVVRGLAVPDAWVTDVSELRTRAGGSLDRGVFDRCFTDPPRTGAAEGPFGDTATCLAAEDLHVDVAYQPVGRYWAFQWLESGLYLLLAGVLAAVAFRRIRRHPS
- a CDS encoding DUF4913 domain-containing protein, which gives rise to MLTDEPGRKPFFILYLDGPEYAEELRRLATWVEGLLLPVYGGEVTSGAPWCPRWWEHPEAIAYLHGLWLAWQERTSPKAAPSDPAAWHQNHLWPTMGALRDPAGPFAGCKPGGHRPKDRPYVERYDDG
- a CDS encoding GNAT family N-acetyltransferase, whose translation is MTGIGAVPWPPAPIRTERLVLRAAEARDRATFVELLASPEAHTYLGGPRPRDELERELPEAPGQWPGCFVVDLDGAMIGRVLLRRATEHRRPAAVGKADLGYQFLPRAWGHGYATEACRAVLDWFDRVLPGEPVMLTTQSANATSMRLAAKLGFTEVERFRAWDAEQWLGVRTLVDLRA
- a CDS encoding ABC transporter ATP-binding protein, yielding MSSSDLVLQARGLTKRYGRRPALTDCDLDLPRGRVVGLVGPNGAGKSTLLNLACGLSTPTAGTLRVLGSPPAANAAHLARVGFVAQDTPVYASFSVADHLRMGAKLNPSWDPGLAERRIAQVGLDPGQRAGRLSGGQRAQLALTVAVAKRPELLILDEPAAALDPLARDGFLRNLTGVVAELGATAILSSHLLGDVERSCDHLVVLDGSRVQVAGDVADLLARHHRLVAPRGELDRLPAGVEVVLRRHTGAYEHAVVRADRPPAGTPWRVEPVGLEELALSYLTRAAGEGNR
- a CDS encoding type IV secretory system conjugative DNA transfer family protein yields the protein MRRGAGGDLLPWLIPGLALVNLAVFVLLWLGGTLAAALGGYGWRPPPFRLDVYLSLLGGGAEAVWPGVPPALVYAGAVALLPLVAAPVVAGTRAVVRRLAAQPSNLAGAADLRGMTGKAAEARARELRPSLRDVPRLRPDDTGNLLGDLLPSGPELRSSYEDVELDLMAPRAGKSTGIAVPRVLRAPGAVLLTSNKSDVYLVTRRERARVGRVWTFDPQGIVYSERDMWWDMLGGCRTLEGARRLAGHFVSSVNDDASKKDFWIAAAQNTLTALFLAAAHGGATVGEMLGWLADPGDRTPIDLLRDAGLEAMADQLQGTVRGAVQTRDGIYETSRQCVACLLDPEILAWVSPDPDRPEFVPEEHVLGRDTLYLLSKDGGGSAAGVIAGLADAVVRAGVVAAERMGGRLDPPMTAVLDEAANVCRIADLPDLYSHLGSRGISVVTLLQSYRQGVRVWGDAGMDALWSAATVKLLGAGLDDADFVDKVARLVGQHDVRTPTYSRSRDGSSRSVSYRQEQALPADRIRALPKGTALLLATGVRPAVIRLRPWFKEPDAAPIAAAAKAEAQAVTDRAAAAWRQRAG
- a CDS encoding glycoside hydrolase family 19 protein gives rise to the protein MSKLAAARAAHQSATNRFGATQITWLIISMVGMMPLAALAALALVVLVVIILLSGSQMTSYSPDPESTLGPGAGGSVLTELAGGDGRGGFRESGVPEADLVAPIRAAARECDLLTPVILAAQIEYASDFDADKEGQEGRKGLSQLTPDVFDRYGEDDDDSGEASALDPEDSIHAHARWFCHLAEETQRLLDDESVVGDHLTLTLMAWDQGLEAVKEQGGMPVILMDTYPLRVRGLFARYTIGGTDTSTASASPSPSPELFPSLSIGSNKRVVPDGASLTASTFDTLFPGRNSFYTYAGLTDAMAKFPAFAATGDEQTRRRELAAFLANVDHETGGLAHVDEIDRAAWGTYCDGGRPYGCPAGRTAYHGRGPLQLSWNYNYQAAGDALGLDLLGNPDLVATDPSVAWQAALWFWMTNPGAGATTAHAAITGGGGFGGTIRSINGALECGGGNGELVGKRVDAYRRITAALDVDPGDEGTLTC
- a CDS encoding ATP/GTP-binding protein; translated protein: MTAGVGADGARVTDLAAGWPRRTSGPVTALSGLVVPDAGAQEREPDETDGQTPRALRRARRRQAAEEAAERRYRQRLARQDDADGVPHRGAPAVGGGRVATLDPPTMWRATTVQACGLWPFASGSGAPMTGVPLGQHISTGATVCGDPLNWFTRARYISNPSLFMLGMPGLGKSTLINRMLIGLAGQGVVPLVLGDLKPDYADTVRALGGQVISIARGVGGLNVLDPGAMGAAAARIGGQAGEALAAESHGRVLNMVAALLTIVRGVPISDHEQSVLSACLRHLRERTGPGRTYRLPDLLAVLEEGPPQVRQVTLDRGQESRYRDAVDPLHRSLLGIVDGPLGDTFASETATRIDPDATAVCIDISRIGEADGQLTAAAMLAAWSDGLGTVSASHALADAGLAPRRWFFTVLDELWRPLRAASGIVDRIDALTRLNRSLGLADAKITHTLKDAEALGSEADKAKARGFVERAGMVACAGLPRAEMEELARVVGLSRREIDLVSSWSSPAGWAQDGGNEEPPGRGRFLIKVGGRPGIPIRVAITDAERHLHDTNTRWIANGDAERMLAERAAVVRAVTAGDRPGAVAR